The Metabacillus schmidteae genome has a segment encoding these proteins:
- a CDS encoding GNAT family N-acetyltransferase yields MNIKQPYAIDKAGEEDISQVIEFMMKIRSEVFPMLSQDQLPPDLLHFRQHYIQRENAAVFSARMPDGTLIGTIGIVPYDGRFHQLEGFYNNIPTAEIVKCYIDSTYRRLKIGTTLFREALKFSEGAGYQRLYLHTHPFLPGAISFWENQGFKVSLAEDDPIWKTVHMDMSLNVHK; encoded by the coding sequence GTGAATATAAAACAACCCTATGCCATAGATAAAGCTGGTGAAGAAGACATAAGTCAGGTTATTGAATTTATGATGAAAATAAGAAGTGAAGTTTTTCCGATGCTCTCACAAGACCAACTCCCGCCAGACTTACTCCATTTTAGGCAACATTATATCCAACGGGAAAATGCTGCAGTGTTTTCAGCACGAATGCCTGATGGGACTTTGATCGGAACAATCGGTATTGTTCCTTACGATGGAAGATTCCATCAATTAGAAGGCTTTTACAACAATATTCCAACTGCTGAAATTGTGAAATGCTACATAGATTCGACGTATAGACGCTTAAAAATTGGAACGACACTGTTTCGGGAAGCGTTGAAGTTTAGTGAAGGTGCCGGATATCAAAGACTTTATTTACATACACATCCTTTTTTACCTGGAGCGATATCGTTTTGGGAAAATCAAGGATTTAAGGTAAGCTTAGCTGAAGATGATCCAATCTGGAAAACAGTACATATGGATATGAGTTTGAATGTACATAAGTAG
- a CDS encoding SDR family oxidoreductase, with translation MSHTQKKMAVITGASSQKDIGTAICRKLASQDIDIFFTHWNSEAAWIERFQEELLQKGVSSVAMEIDLSDENAAYKIFEEVEDKLGYPSILINNAAHSTSNDYLSLDAKTLDEHYTVNMRSNFLLCVEFARRFKEANLNSGRIINMTSGQDLGPMPGELAYAATKGAISAFTRSLSQELAPLGITVNAVNPGPTDSTWMNDEIRAFLLPKFPMGRIGTPDDVAKIISFLASDEAEWITGQIIHSEGGFIRG, from the coding sequence ATGAGTCATACTCAAAAGAAAATGGCAGTTATTACAGGAGCAAGCAGTCAAAAAGATATCGGTACAGCCATTTGCCGTAAGTTAGCATCACAGGATATTGATATTTTCTTTACCCACTGGAATTCTGAAGCTGCATGGATAGAAAGGTTTCAAGAAGAACTTTTACAAAAAGGTGTCAGCAGTGTGGCAATGGAAATAGATTTATCAGATGAAAACGCTGCTTACAAAATTTTTGAAGAAGTTGAGGATAAATTAGGATATCCATCAATCCTCATTAATAATGCAGCTCATTCTACCAGTAATGATTATTTATCATTAGATGCTAAAACACTTGATGAACATTATACGGTTAATATGAGATCAAATTTTCTTCTTTGTGTTGAATTTGCACGTCGATTTAAAGAAGCAAATTTAAATTCAGGAAGAATCATCAATATGACATCAGGGCAGGATTTAGGTCCAATGCCCGGAGAGTTAGCCTATGCAGCAACAAAAGGTGCTATTTCTGCTTTTACCAGGTCATTATCACAAGAACTTGCACCATTAGGAATAACTGTTAATGCTGTAAACCCGGGACCAACTGATTCTACATGGATGAATGATGAAATAAGAGCATTTCTATTACCTAAATTCCCAATGGGACGTATTGGTACACCGGATGATGTAGCAAAAATAATTTCTTTTCTTGCAAGTGATGAAGCTGAATGGATTACTGGACAAATTATTCATTCAGAAGGTGGATTTATACGAGGATAA
- a CDS encoding CdaR family transcriptional regulator, which translates to MLTKEMAQTIVNETSQKLNRNINIMNEKGIIIASTDPSRIDDIHGGAEEVLRTRKPLTIFADKEKGWRGAHQGINLPIEFHGEIVGVIGITGDPTEVKDFAGIVKMITELMIKEKFIANQLEWQQRMKEMIVEELLKELPSYKNVDRGLNLLETALIAPFTIHVVQLQERSISNQTIIQAVERIIGDHNGFSCFININRLFFVLSGMPEAEANKKRNRIYKELKNKKLTFKLAYSTTFSLLNEFRHSYTNCELTLKLSLESEDFISFADIEAEALIHLIDSAWTEKFSERIINNSIKKYTQTLETFFSKNLNIQQTADELFIHRNTLIYRLTKVHEETGYDPKNFKDALTLQLAIWCARKS; encoded by the coding sequence ATGCTAACAAAAGAAATGGCCCAGACTATCGTCAATGAAACCTCACAGAAATTAAATCGAAACATCAATATTATGAATGAAAAGGGAATTATTATTGCTTCCACTGATCCTTCACGAATTGATGACATCCACGGGGGAGCCGAAGAAGTATTAAGAACCCGCAAGCCCTTGACCATTTTTGCCGATAAAGAAAAAGGATGGCGCGGTGCCCATCAAGGGATTAACCTCCCCATCGAGTTTCACGGAGAAATTGTTGGGGTGATCGGTATCACAGGAGACCCCACAGAAGTCAAAGACTTTGCGGGTATTGTCAAAATGATTACAGAATTAATGATTAAAGAAAAATTTATAGCAAATCAATTGGAGTGGCAGCAACGAATGAAAGAAATGATCGTTGAAGAATTATTAAAAGAGCTGCCTTCTTATAAAAATGTTGATCGTGGCTTAAATTTACTTGAAACAGCACTTATAGCCCCATTTACTATACATGTTGTCCAACTACAAGAACGTTCCATTTCCAACCAAACGATTATTCAAGCAGTAGAGAGAATAATCGGTGATCACAATGGATTTTCATGTTTTATTAATATTAATAGACTTTTCTTCGTCCTTTCAGGTATGCCGGAAGCTGAAGCCAATAAGAAACGAAATCGAATTTATAAAGAATTAAAAAATAAGAAATTAACATTCAAACTTGCCTATAGTACAACATTTTCATTACTTAATGAATTTAGACATTCGTACACAAACTGTGAGTTAACCTTAAAACTCAGCTTGGAAAGCGAGGATTTCATCTCATTTGCAGACATTGAAGCAGAAGCCTTAATTCATTTAATTGATTCAGCATGGACCGAAAAATTCTCCGAACGGATAATAAACAATAGCATAAAAAAATACACCCAAACACTCGAAACCTTTTTTAGTAAAAACCTAAACATTCAACAAACAGCAGATGAACTGTTTATCCATCGAAATACACTGATTTATCGATTAACCAAAGTTCACGAAGAAACCGGTTACGACCCCAAAAATTTTAAAGATGCCCTTACGCTCCAACTTGCAATTTGGTGTGCTAGGAAGTCTTAG
- the opp1B gene encoding nickel/cobalt ABC transporter permease, with protein MKNYIFKRILSLIPLLIGISLFSFILMSLSPSDPAEVALRVNEITPTKEAVAEMREELGLDEPFIERYITWITNSLHGDLGNSYITNEPVIEEILQALPATLLLAFISLLIILIVSMVAAVLCTIYEGSLIDRSIRGIVFFAEAVPSFWIGLLFMWFFSVKLNLFPTSGMETPSSVILPAITLSLAYISTYVRLLRNNMVQNKVENYVLYAKARGLKERIIISHIMKNSLQTAITALGMSIPKLIAGTVIIENIFAWPGVGRLCVTAIFNHDYPMIQAYVFLMASLFVVCNLLVDIVARFLDPRLRNEA; from the coding sequence ATGAAAAATTACATCTTTAAAAGAATCTTGAGTCTAATACCACTACTAATAGGGATATCATTGTTTTCGTTTATTTTAATGAGTCTAAGTCCAAGCGATCCTGCAGAAGTGGCACTTCGGGTAAATGAAATTACACCGACTAAAGAGGCAGTAGCGGAGATGCGTGAAGAACTTGGGTTGGACGAGCCTTTTATCGAAAGATATATTACTTGGATAACCAATAGTTTGCACGGTGATTTAGGCAATAGTTATATAACGAATGAACCAGTCATTGAAGAAATACTTCAGGCTCTACCGGCAACTCTATTGTTAGCATTCATATCACTTTTAATCATTCTGATTGTTAGTATGGTAGCAGCTGTACTTTGTACGATATATGAAGGTAGTCTAATCGACCGAAGTATTAGAGGGATTGTCTTTTTTGCTGAGGCAGTACCGAGTTTTTGGATTGGCCTTCTTTTTATGTGGTTTTTTTCGGTAAAGTTGAACTTGTTTCCGACGAGTGGTATGGAGACGCCGAGCTCGGTTATTCTTCCTGCCATAACCCTTTCGCTTGCCTATATTTCAACGTACGTAAGGCTGCTCCGGAATAATATGGTGCAAAACAAAGTAGAAAATTATGTATTATATGCAAAAGCCCGCGGTTTAAAGGAACGAATCATTATTAGTCATATTATGAAAAACTCACTTCAAACAGCCATTACCGCTCTAGGGATGTCTATTCCAAAGCTTATAGCCGGAACAGTTATTATAGAGAATATTTTTGCGTGGCCGGGAGTTGGCAGACTATGTGTAACCGCGATATTTAATCATGATTATCCAATGATTCAGGCCTATGTTTTTCTAATGGCTTCTTTATTTGTTGTATGTAATTTACTTGTAGATATTGTGGCAAGGTTTTTAGATCCGAGATTGAGAAATGAGGCATAA
- a CDS encoding 2-keto-3-deoxygluconate permease translates to MKIKQTIEKVPGGLMVVPLMLGAALNTIDQMHLPFIMEGLKSLGVSPTEDGHYEFLRIGGFSQQLFKDGALVLIALFLFCAGSQMNFRVGGTALKKGVMLTSSKYLTGLAIGLLFGYLFDPMSGIFGLSTVAIIAAMTNGNGGMFAALTSQYGNRSDIGAVAVLSLNDGPFFTLMSLGLLGSQFPIISFIAVLLPILIGMILGNLDSDIRKFLKPGEILPVPFFAFALGAGMNFATFFNPEVLAAGLTLGILTTVLTGLTGMLVFKLFREKSYIAPVAEASTAGNAVGTPAAIAAAAAVAASSGMMSEADAAAYAGIVNIATAQISISVLTTAILCPIAVILVDKWQRKRGIDGKNERSSSATVDQSQEAIVK, encoded by the coding sequence ATGAAAATTAAACAGACCATTGAAAAAGTTCCTGGGGGGCTAATGGTTGTCCCACTTATGTTAGGTGCTGCGCTAAATACAATCGACCAAATGCATCTTCCGTTTATCATGGAAGGTCTGAAGTCTTTAGGTGTATCTCCAACAGAAGACGGTCATTATGAATTTCTGCGAATTGGAGGTTTTTCTCAACAGCTGTTTAAAGATGGAGCACTTGTTTTAATTGCTTTATTTCTTTTCTGTGCAGGAAGTCAAATGAACTTCCGTGTTGGGGGTACTGCATTAAAAAAAGGCGTAATGCTTACGTCTTCAAAATATTTAACAGGCTTAGCAATTGGTCTACTTTTCGGGTATTTATTTGATCCAATGTCCGGGATATTCGGCTTATCTACTGTTGCCATCATTGCCGCGATGACAAATGGAAATGGCGGGATGTTTGCTGCATTAACAAGTCAATACGGAAACCGTTCTGATATAGGTGCTGTAGCCGTTCTGTCCCTTAATGATGGACCATTTTTTACATTAATGTCTTTAGGTTTACTCGGATCGCAATTCCCGATTATCTCATTTATAGCTGTGTTACTTCCAATTTTAATTGGAATGATTTTAGGGAATCTTGACTCTGACATTCGCAAGTTCTTAAAACCAGGAGAAATTCTTCCTGTTCCGTTTTTTGCTTTTGCCCTGGGTGCAGGGATGAACTTTGCCACATTCTTTAACCCGGAAGTTTTAGCTGCAGGACTTACACTTGGAATTTTGACAACAGTTTTGACAGGGCTTACAGGTATGCTTGTCTTTAAATTATTTAGAGAAAAGAGCTATATTGCACCGGTTGCTGAAGCATCTACGGCAGGAAATGCAGTTGGTACACCAGCAGCGATTGCAGCAGCAGCTGCAGTAGCGGCAAGCTCTGGTATGATGTCAGAAGCAGATGCGGCGGCATATGCAGGGATCGTGAACATTGCAACGGCGCAAATCTCGATTTCAGTGTTGACGACAGCGATTCTTTGTCCAATTGCCGTTATCCTCGTAGATAAATGGCAAAGGAAAAGAGGGATTGACGGGAAGAATGAGCGAAGTAGTTCTGCCACCGTCGACCAAAGTCAGGAAGCTATTGTTAAATAA
- a CDS encoding ABC transporter ATP-binding protein, which yields MSLLEVKNLTIIEQKGEELVKDVSFSLEHNTCLGIVGESGSGKSLTAKALLGLLHPSIEVTGSVCFWGKNLLDMKAKEWREIRGKRICMVLQDAMSAFDPLSKIGSQMIETLCENLNISKKEAKTRSVEELEKMHIKDPKQVLKKYPHQLSGGMLQRCMIAIAMAVKPDIIIADEPTTALDSITQNEVVKEFQRMQREQNTAIIFISHDLGVVQTLAQTVLVMKEGKQVEYGHVKEVFLHPKHSYTQYLVSTRVQLTKSFTEAMRRDTVLRC from the coding sequence ATGAGTTTGTTAGAAGTTAAAAACTTAACCATTATAGAACAAAAGGGAGAAGAACTAGTGAAGGATGTAAGTTTTTCATTAGAACATAATACTTGTCTCGGGATTGTTGGGGAAAGTGGAAGTGGAAAATCCTTGACTGCAAAGGCCCTTCTAGGTTTACTTCATCCCTCCATCGAAGTAACGGGCTCGGTATGCTTTTGGGGAAAGAATTTACTTGATATGAAAGCAAAAGAATGGAGAGAAATAAGAGGAAAGCGTATATGTATGGTTTTACAAGATGCGATGTCCGCTTTTGATCCATTATCGAAAATAGGCAGTCAAATGATTGAAACATTATGTGAAAACCTCAACATTTCGAAAAAAGAGGCAAAAACACGCTCAGTCGAAGAACTTGAAAAGATGCACATTAAAGATCCGAAACAAGTTCTAAAAAAATATCCTCATCAACTTTCAGGAGGAATGCTACAACGCTGTATGATCGCCATTGCAATGGCAGTTAAACCGGATATTATTATTGCTGATGAACCTACAACTGCCCTGGATTCGATTACTCAAAATGAAGTTGTAAAAGAATTTCAAAGGATGCAAAGGGAACAAAATACAGCGATCATTTTTATTTCTCATGATCTTGGAGTAGTACAGACATTAGCGCAAACTGTGCTTGTTATGAAGGAAGGTAAACAAGTAGAGTACGGTCATGTAAAAGAGGTATTTCTACATCCTAAGCATAGCTATACACAATATTTAGTTAGTACTAGAGTACAATTAACAAAGTCCTTTACAGAGGCAATGAGAAGGGATACTGTTTTAAGATGCTAG
- a CDS encoding glycerate kinase yields the protein MKIVIAPDSFKGSVSAVEAALAIERGILKAFPDFETVCLPIGDGGEGTLDTLVAATNGHTKAVRVTGPLGQQIDAEYGILGDNKTCVIEMATASGLALVPEGQLNPLKATTYGTGELIRHAFDSGYTSFILALGGSATNDGGVGMLQALGLKVLDENGNEIGQGGGELGKVHTIDVSDLNPRIRTSTFLIASDVENPLIGPNGASYVFGPQKGANLDIVKKLDTNLSHWGDCVEKVTGVRLHELKGAGAAGGIGGAFQAFFPSNMRRGIDVVIEHTGFRKTLNGADLVITGEGQVDFQTASGKTPMGVAQTAQSHDIPTIILAGSVGAGVDVLYQYGIVSVNSIINRPMTLNEAMENAEKLIEFAAEQVVRSYFNDHKMQQGKVVHYNEN from the coding sequence ATGAAGATTGTGATAGCACCTGACTCATTTAAAGGGAGTGTAAGTGCAGTTGAAGCAGCACTTGCGATTGAAAGAGGAATTTTGAAAGCGTTCCCTGATTTTGAGACAGTTTGTTTGCCAATTGGAGATGGTGGTGAGGGGACACTTGATACATTGGTTGCAGCTACAAATGGTCATACGAAGGCGGTTAGAGTTACCGGTCCACTAGGGCAACAGATTGATGCAGAATATGGCATTTTAGGTGATAACAAAACATGTGTTATTGAGATGGCGACAGCTTCAGGACTTGCACTGGTCCCTGAGGGGCAATTAAATCCTCTCAAGGCAACAACTTACGGAACAGGAGAGCTGATCCGTCATGCGTTTGACAGTGGGTATACATCCTTCATTCTCGCATTAGGTGGTTCTGCCACAAATGATGGCGGGGTAGGAATGCTGCAGGCACTTGGTTTAAAGGTTTTAGATGAGAATGGAAATGAAATCGGCCAAGGCGGTGGTGAGCTTGGAAAGGTTCACACTATTGATGTGAGTGATCTTAATCCACGGATTCGTACTTCAACGTTTTTAATCGCATCTGATGTGGAGAATCCTTTAATTGGTCCCAATGGTGCTTCTTACGTATTCGGTCCGCAAAAGGGGGCAAATTTAGATATCGTTAAAAAGCTTGATACCAATTTGTCCCATTGGGGAGATTGTGTTGAAAAAGTAACCGGAGTCAGGCTCCATGAATTAAAAGGAGCAGGAGCTGCCGGGGGAATTGGTGGTGCATTTCAAGCTTTCTTTCCATCAAACATGAGGAGGGGCATCGATGTTGTTATCGAACATACTGGATTCCGGAAGACTCTTAATGGAGCAGACTTAGTTATTACCGGTGAGGGACAAGTAGATTTCCAAACGGCATCAGGAAAAACTCCAATGGGGGTTGCACAGACGGCCCAGTCTCATGACATTCCTACTATTATTCTTGCAGGATCTGTTGGAGCAGGAGTTGATGTCCTTTATCAATATGGAATTGTAAGTGTAAATAGCATTATAAATCGGCCAATGACGTTGAATGAAGCAATGGAAAATGCAGAGAAACTAATCGAATTCGCCGCTGAGCAAGTTGTACGATCCTATTTTAACGATCATAAAATGCAACAAGGAAAGGTGGTTCACTATAATGAAAATTAA
- a CDS encoding ABC transporter ATP-binding protein has translation MLEVKEVYKGYVKTGSFLKREKLNVLDGISFTINAGECVGLVGESGSGKSTLSRLILGLEKVDKGSIVVEGEHVSDWLKRNKGQMSVVFQDYTSSANPRFKVSDIIAELFYAFGEKEGIKDRVEQLLTMVGLPLSVANRYPHELSGGQLQRVCIARAISMNPRMLILDEAISSLDVSIQAQMMEIFRKIKEDMNITILFIAHDLQAVSHLCDKIMFLQSGQIVEQIDTRELYRVQHEYAQKLIDSVIPFEV, from the coding sequence ATGCTAGAGGTAAAAGAAGTATATAAAGGATATGTGAAAACAGGTAGTTTTTTAAAACGGGAAAAGCTGAATGTCCTTGATGGTATATCTTTTACAATCAATGCCGGTGAATGTGTAGGATTAGTGGGTGAAAGCGGCAGTGGTAAAAGCACTTTAAGTCGATTGATATTAGGTCTTGAAAAAGTAGATAAGGGTAGCATTGTTGTTGAAGGGGAACATGTTTCAGATTGGTTGAAAAGAAACAAGGGACAAATGAGTGTTGTTTTCCAAGATTACACATCATCAGCTAATCCCCGCTTTAAAGTAAGTGATATTATAGCGGAACTTTTTTATGCATTTGGAGAAAAAGAGGGTATCAAGGATAGAGTGGAACAATTATTAACAATGGTCGGCTTACCTTTATCGGTTGCCAACCGATATCCACACGAATTAAGCGGCGGGCAATTACAACGTGTGTGTATTGCGAGAGCGATAAGTATGAATCCCAGAATGTTAATTCTTGATGAAGCGATTAGCTCACTTGATGTTTCGATACAGGCACAAATGATGGAAATATTCCGCAAGATTAAAGAGGATATGAACATCACGATTTTATTTATTGCTCATGACTTACAAGCTGTTTCGCATTTATGTGATAAAATCATGTTTTTACAAAGCGGACAAATTGTTGAACAAATTGATACGAGAGAGCTTTATCGTGTTCAACATGAGTATGCACAAAAACTGATCGATTCTGTTATTCCGTTTGAAGTCTAA
- the nikA gene encoding nickel ABC transporter substrate-binding protein, which yields MKTNKLLIFILCCFVLLAGCQGNSESQSENSNRDEIVYASTKDIRDINPHLYSGEMSAQNMVFESLVVNTEDGVKPALADRWVISDDGLEYTFHLRQGVTFSDGEPFNAEAVKLNMDAILDNSERHAWLDMVNEIKENVVVDEYTYKLVLKHPYYPTLTELGLTRPFRFISPKSFVDGQTKDGVKTYAGTGPWVLTEHKKDQYAVFKVNEHYWGEKPKVQSVRWKVMPDHQTILLALEKGEIDLIFGADGDMIDINSFKALEEQGKYQTEVSQPIASRAILLNSNKEITGDQKVREAFQYAIDKQTIAKDILNGSETVADTLLSSTVPYSDVDLEKKSFDPDQANKLLEEAGWKLADDQYRYKDGEKLEVSIYYNSDNAQEKTISEYMQSDLKNVGVSLNIIGEEKQAFLDRQKTGDFDLMYSLSWGTPYDPQSYLSSWRIPAHGDYQAQIGLDKKKWLDNTITAVMIEANEEKRKEMYADILTYVHNEDVYIPLTYSRTKAVHVPELKGVSFNVSQYEIPFENMYFDN from the coding sequence GTGAAAACGAATAAATTACTTATTTTTATCTTATGCTGCTTTGTACTACTGGCGGGCTGTCAGGGGAATAGTGAATCACAAAGTGAAAACAGTAACCGAGATGAGATCGTATATGCTAGTACAAAAGATATCCGTGATATTAATCCTCATTTGTATAGTGGAGAGATGTCTGCCCAAAACATGGTGTTTGAATCTCTTGTAGTAAATACAGAGGATGGTGTGAAACCAGCTTTAGCTGATAGGTGGGTTATTTCAGATGATGGATTAGAGTATACCTTCCATTTAAGACAGGGAGTTACTTTCTCAGATGGAGAACCATTTAATGCTGAAGCTGTTAAATTGAATATGGATGCTATTTTAGACAATAGTGAGCGCCATGCATGGCTTGACATGGTGAATGAAATTAAGGAAAACGTTGTAGTAGATGAATATACGTATAAACTTGTGCTAAAGCATCCATACTACCCGACTTTAACGGAATTAGGCCTTACCCGTCCGTTTCGATTTATATCTCCAAAGTCGTTTGTAGATGGACAAACAAAAGATGGAGTGAAAACCTATGCAGGCACAGGTCCATGGGTGTTAACGGAACATAAAAAAGATCAATATGCTGTCTTTAAAGTAAATGAACATTATTGGGGCGAAAAACCGAAAGTCCAATCTGTAAGATGGAAGGTTATGCCAGATCATCAAACAATACTCCTCGCTCTTGAGAAAGGAGAGATTGATCTCATTTTCGGAGCGGACGGAGATATGATAGATATTAATTCTTTCAAAGCCTTAGAAGAACAAGGAAAATACCAAACAGAGGTTAGTCAGCCAATTGCATCCCGTGCGATACTATTAAATTCAAACAAGGAAATAACAGGAGATCAAAAAGTTCGTGAAGCGTTTCAATATGCAATTGATAAACAAACCATTGCCAAAGATATTTTAAATGGCTCTGAAACAGTTGCAGATACGCTGCTTTCATCCACTGTACCTTATAGTGATGTAGATTTAGAGAAGAAATCATTTGATCCTGATCAAGCAAATAAATTATTAGAAGAAGCCGGCTGGAAACTAGCGGATGATCAATATCGCTATAAAGACGGGGAAAAATTAGAGGTTTCTATTTACTATAATTCTGATAATGCCCAAGAAAAAACGATCAGTGAATATATGCAAAGTGATCTAAAAAATGTCGGTGTTAGTCTTAACATTATTGGTGAAGAAAAACAGGCGTTTTTAGATCGTCAAAAAACCGGGGATTTTGATTTAATGTATTCTTTATCTTGGGGAACACCATATGACCCTCAATCTTATTTATCATCCTGGAGGATACCGGCTCATGGTGATTACCAAGCACAAATCGGGCTAGATAAGAAAAAATGGCTAGATAATACAATTACAGCTGTGATGATTGAGGCGAATGAAGAAAAACGTAAGGAAATGTATGCAGATATTTTAACATACGTTCATAACGAAGATGTCTATATTCCGCTTACCTATTCACGTACGAAGGCTGTTCATGTTCCTGAGTTAAAAGGAGTATCATTTAATGTATCTCAATACGAAATACCTTTTGAAAACATGTATTTCGATAACTAA
- the opp1C gene encoding nickel/cobalt ABC transporter permease — protein sequence MDVLKRLKEDRLALLCMFFLLVVILAGIFAPIIAPHSPAEMNVKEKFASLSMNYPLGTDHLGRCILSRVLFGIRTTVFISLLAMTMTILFGTLLGVLAGGLRGKVDGFIMRICDVFLSFPNEIIILAIIGMLGPGLFNVVLACIIAKWAWYTRMIRTIVLHYTDQNYVRFARVSGCSMGHIVKKHLLPGAAGEISVLATLDTGAVILMISALSFLGLGIQAPTPEWGMMLNEAKNVMIVHPFQMVAPGIAILLVVAAFNFLGDSLQDAFNTKRGKRAG from the coding sequence GTGGATGTGTTAAAAAGATTAAAAGAGGATCGTCTCGCTCTTTTGTGTATGTTTTTTTTACTTGTTGTGATACTAGCAGGAATTTTTGCTCCAATTATTGCTCCACATAGTCCGGCTGAAATGAATGTGAAAGAAAAATTTGCGAGCCTGAGTATGAATTACCCATTAGGTACAGATCATTTAGGTCGATGTATTTTATCAAGAGTATTATTTGGAATTCGTACGACAGTATTTATTTCTTTACTAGCCATGACGATGACGATTCTATTTGGAACACTGCTTGGTGTTCTTGCAGGAGGATTACGCGGGAAAGTGGATGGGTTCATCATGAGAATCTGCGATGTTTTTCTATCTTTTCCAAATGAGATCATTATTTTAGCCATTATAGGGATGTTAGGTCCCGGGCTTTTTAATGTTGTGTTAGCATGCATTATTGCCAAGTGGGCATGGTATACTCGTATGATTCGGACGATTGTCTTACATTATACGGATCAAAATTATGTCCGTTTTGCCCGCGTTTCAGGATGCAGTATGGGGCATATTGTAAAAAAACATTTACTCCCCGGTGCAGCAGGTGAAATATCGGTTCTTGCTACACTTGATACTGGAGCGGTGATTTTAATGATATCAGCTCTTTCTTTTTTAGGATTGGGTATACAAGCTCCAACTCCTGAATGGGGAATGATGCTCAATGAAGCGAAAAATGTAATGATAGTGCACCCTTTTCAGATGGTTGCCCCTGGGATCGCCATTTTATTAGTTGTCGCGGCGTTTAACTTCTTAGGTGACAGCTTACAGGATGCCTTCAATACTAAGCGGGGAAAGCGTGCGGGGTGA